Proteins encoded by one window of Lathyrus oleraceus cultivar Zhongwan6 chromosome 1, CAAS_Psat_ZW6_1.0, whole genome shotgun sequence:
- the LOC127136254 gene encoding uncharacterized protein LOC127136254, whose product METKHGRDKLCTTRESGNETQKGAINLPDRGTLEQMNRLGFSVWDSKVQKRNFLAVFLMLRIGLHISMIGLEKVKFRVTWRLRTRLRFKVARWRFHGAKVMDQTARFLCITFWQYVLDFLTEQHFLKLD is encoded by the exons ATGGAAACAAAGCATGGAAGAGATAAACTATGCACAACTCGTGAATCTGGGAACGAAACGCAAAAAGGGGCAATAAATTTACCGGATCGGGGTACTTTGGAGCAGATGAACAG ATTAGGGTTTTCAGTTTGGGATTCAAAGGTTCAAAAGAGGAATTTCCTGGCAGTGTTTTTGATGCTCAGAATTGGACTACATATTTCGATGATTGGACTTGAAAAAG TGAAATTTCGGGTAACCTGGAGGCTGAGGACAAGGTTGAGGTTCAAGGTGGCCCGCTG GAGGTTTCATGGAGCAAAGGTGATGGATCAAACCGCTAGGTTCTTGTGCATCACTTTCTGGCAGTATGTTCTTGATTTCCTCACCGAACAGCATTTTCTCAAACTTGACTAA